One Stenotrophomonas sp. SAU14A_NAIMI4_5 DNA segment encodes these proteins:
- the phaE gene encoding class III poly(R)-hydroxyalkanoic acid synthase subunit PhaE: MTSSAHDAGSSDFENLSRQYFGAWGDALRHAATPGAPAGDDPGSWQRLFDWWGQLLPEQGQGAPEDALRRFREQAGSWYGTMQEVAARFAGRDASSADVAQAWREAVQGQGDGMLQWMLQGARGSTQAGAALPEFAAWLQQWQVQAGPWLQSPAFGPGREHQARWQTLLRAQEEYQQHSRAYVDQIKQALEEAFDLFEKRLAEHEQPGSQLTSARAMFDLWIEVAEEAYAKVALSEAFQQVYASLGNAQMRLRAGLQREVEQVSERIGLPTRSEMDAAHRRIAELERSLRRLQAQVAVLAGTAEVDPVAQPAPAKVKPAARKPAKKAAPAKKSAAPKPPAKRAATKKAPAKPAARRTTARK; encoded by the coding sequence ATGACCAGCTCGGCCCACGACGCCGGCAGCAGCGATTTCGAGAACCTGTCCCGCCAGTACTTCGGCGCCTGGGGCGATGCCCTGCGCCATGCCGCTACGCCGGGGGCACCGGCCGGCGACGACCCGGGCAGCTGGCAGCGCCTGTTCGACTGGTGGGGCCAGCTGCTGCCCGAACAGGGGCAGGGCGCGCCGGAAGATGCGCTGCGCCGCTTCCGCGAGCAGGCCGGCAGCTGGTACGGCACGATGCAGGAAGTGGCCGCGCGCTTCGCCGGCCGCGATGCCAGCAGCGCCGACGTGGCCCAGGCCTGGCGCGAAGCCGTGCAGGGGCAGGGTGACGGCATGCTGCAGTGGATGCTGCAGGGCGCACGTGGCAGCACCCAGGCGGGTGCCGCGCTGCCCGAATTTGCCGCATGGCTGCAGCAGTGGCAGGTACAGGCCGGCCCGTGGCTGCAGAGCCCGGCCTTCGGCCCCGGCCGCGAGCACCAGGCGCGCTGGCAGACCCTGCTGCGCGCGCAGGAGGAATACCAGCAGCATTCGCGCGCCTACGTGGACCAGATCAAGCAGGCGCTGGAAGAGGCCTTCGACCTGTTCGAAAAGCGCCTGGCCGAGCACGAGCAACCGGGCAGCCAGCTGACCAGTGCACGGGCGATGTTCGACCTGTGGATCGAGGTGGCCGAAGAGGCCTACGCCAAGGTCGCCCTGTCCGAGGCGTTCCAGCAGGTCTATGCCTCGCTGGGCAACGCACAGATGCGCCTGCGTGCCGGCCTGCAACGCGAGGTCGAGCAGGTGAGCGAGCGCATCGGCCTGCCCACGCGCAGCGAGATGGATGCCGCCCACCGACGCATCGCCGAGCTGGAGCGCAGCCTGCGCCGCCTGCAGGCGCAGGTGGCCGTGCTGGCCGGGACCGCCGAGGTCGACCCGGTGGCACAGCCGGCGCCGGCCAAGGTGAAGCCGGCCGCACGCAAGCCCGCGAAGAAGGCCGCGCCGGCGAAGAAATCCGCCGCGCCGAAGCCGCCTGCAAAGAGGGC
- a CDS encoding phosphatidylcholine/phosphatidylserine synthase: protein MKRHFSMLREFQLADWFTLANAFCGTGAVFAAMRFLQDGERGYLMFGMALIPLAFIFDALDGRIARWRKSSSTLGRELDSLSDVISFGVAPAALAYACGMQGGWDWLVLSYFVCCGVSRLARYNVTAEAMSGEEGKVKYFEGTPIPTSLALVIVLAIAAGTDAIGHDLWFGQWQLGPWQLHPMVLLFALSGSLMISKTLHIPKP from the coding sequence ATGAAACGTCATTTCTCGATGCTGCGTGAGTTCCAACTGGCGGACTGGTTCACCCTGGCCAACGCCTTCTGCGGCACCGGGGCGGTGTTTGCCGCCATGCGCTTCCTGCAGGACGGCGAGCGCGGCTACCTGATGTTCGGCATGGCGCTGATCCCGCTGGCCTTCATCTTCGATGCCCTCGACGGCCGCATCGCGCGCTGGCGCAAGTCCAGCTCCACCCTGGGCCGCGAGCTCGATTCGCTGTCGGATGTGATCTCCTTCGGCGTGGCCCCGGCGGCGCTGGCCTATGCCTGCGGCATGCAGGGCGGCTGGGACTGGCTGGTGCTGAGCTACTTCGTCTGCTGCGGCGTCAGCCGCCTGGCCCGCTACAACGTCACCGCCGAGGCGATGTCTGGCGAAGAGGGCAAGGTCAAATACTTCGAGGGCACGCCCATTCCAACCAGCCTGGCGCTGGTGATCGTGCTGGCCATTGCCGCCGGCACCGATGCCATCGGCCATGACCTCTGGTTCGGCCAGTGGCAGCTCGGCCCGTGGCAGCTGCACCCGATGGTGCTGCTGTTCGCGCTGTCCGGCTCGCTGATGATCAGCAAGACCCTGCACATTCCCAAGCCATGA
- a CDS encoding class I SAM-dependent methyltransferase — MSMLDARTLAAQLRHPHGEAALAVGESMNRSNGELNRAAITLLAVAPGEQVLEIGPGNAAFAPLLLQAEDSRYLGIELSTAMVDAGNQHLAGVGLADRAALRHGDAHAVPVADASVDAALAVDTLYFWPNLAPVLDELARVLCRGGRLCLAFGDAGFMRSLPFAADFQLHELDAVELALRVSGFNVSAWRSHRETATGNDGQSRDKHFHLLLAHRR; from the coding sequence TTGTCGATGCTGGACGCACGCACCCTGGCCGCGCAGTTGCGGCACCCCCACGGCGAGGCCGCTCTGGCCGTGGGCGAATCGATGAACCGCAGCAACGGCGAGCTCAACCGCGCCGCCATTACCCTGCTGGCGGTGGCGCCGGGCGAACAGGTGCTGGAGATCGGCCCGGGCAATGCGGCCTTCGCGCCCCTGCTGCTGCAGGCGGAGGACAGCCGCTATCTGGGCATCGAGCTGTCCACGGCGATGGTCGACGCCGGCAACCAGCATCTGGCCGGTGTTGGCCTGGCCGATCGCGCCGCCCTGCGCCACGGCGATGCCCACGCGGTGCCGGTGGCCGATGCTTCGGTGGACGCCGCACTGGCGGTCGACACGCTGTATTTCTGGCCGAACCTGGCCCCGGTGCTGGACGAATTGGCGCGCGTGCTCTGCCGCGGCGGCCGCCTGTGCCTGGCCTTCGGCGATGCCGGCTTCATGCGCAGCCTGCCGTTCGCGGCCGATTTCCAGCTGCATGAGCTCGATGCGGTGGAGCTGGCGCTTCGGGTGTCCGGCTTCAACGTCTCGGCCTGGCGCAGCCACCGGGAGACGGCCACCGGCAACGACGGGCAGTCGCGCGACAAGCATTTCCATCTGCTGCTGGCGCACCGGCGCTGA
- a CDS encoding 8-oxo-dGTP diphosphatase, whose protein sequence is MPYTPIVATLGYVLSPDRRQVLMIHRNTRPGDHHLGKYNGLGGKVEPTEDVAAGMRREIAEEAGIDCTAMRLRGTISWPGFGKHGEDWFGFVFVIDSFEGSPHGGNHEGTLEWVDVDKLDTLPMWEGDRNFLPLVFDADPRPFHGVMPYRDGRMQSWAFSRL, encoded by the coding sequence ATGCCGTATACCCCGATCGTCGCCACCCTGGGCTATGTGCTCTCGCCCGATCGTCGCCAGGTGCTGATGATCCACCGCAACACCCGCCCCGGTGACCACCACCTGGGCAAGTACAACGGCCTGGGCGGCAAGGTTGAACCGACCGAGGACGTGGCCGCCGGCATGCGCCGCGAGATCGCCGAGGAAGCCGGCATCGACTGCACGGCCATGCGCCTGCGCGGCACCATCAGCTGGCCGGGCTTCGGCAAGCATGGCGAGGACTGGTTCGGTTTCGTGTTCGTCATCGACAGCTTCGAAGGCAGCCCGCATGGCGGCAACCACGAGGGCACTCTGGAGTGGGTGGACGTGGACAAGCTGGACACGCTGCCGATGTGGGAGGGTGACCGCAACTTCCTGCCGCTGGTGTTTGATGCCGACCCGCGGCCGTTCCATGGGGTGATGCCGTACCGGGATGGGCGCATGCAGAGCTGGGCCTTCAGCCGCCTCTGA
- a CDS encoding DUF1249 domain-containing protein — MAHASPRTERIPRLSRLSWLMGLYAENYRHLVRLFAPAELTAGSYVSSVGDGLDVRLDVIECHRYTVELRLTYDLADPVTGEPDPSAYVRLYRDARQAETTHCYVGRRWQDTMGLYPPPAELISHRMRMNTFLGKWLEYLAERGHGVATLRRDPEGSVALPAERRLSLVR, encoded by the coding sequence ATGGCCCACGCCTCGCCCCGCACCGAACGCATTCCCCGCCTGAGCCGGCTCAGCTGGCTGATGGGCCTGTATGCCGAGAATTACCGGCATCTGGTGCGCCTGTTCGCCCCGGCCGAACTGACCGCCGGCAGCTACGTCTCCTCGGTCGGCGACGGATTGGACGTGCGCCTGGACGTCATCGAATGCCACCGCTACACGGTGGAGCTGCGCTTGACCTACGACCTGGCCGACCCGGTGACCGGTGAGCCGGACCCCTCGGCCTACGTGCGCCTGTACCGTGACGCCCGCCAGGCCGAGACGACCCACTGCTACGTGGGCCGCCGCTGGCAGGACACGATGGGCCTGTACCCGCCGCCGGCCGAGCTGATCAGCCACCGCATGCGGATGAACACCTTCCTCGGCAAGTGGCTGGAATACCTGGCCGAGCGCGGCCACGGCGTGGCCACCCTGCGCCGCGACCCGGAGGGCAGCGTCGCGCTGCCGGCCGAGCGCCGCCTGTCGCTGGTGCGCTGA